From the genome of Populus alba chromosome 10, ASM523922v2, whole genome shotgun sequence, one region includes:
- the LOC118048906 gene encoding auxin-responsive protein IAA13: MMEGCLGLLGGGGSSGASTNKSTLSKVEVIEAEASSYPVEAELELGLGLSLGSGGGGKGKANAWGECGRILTAKDFPSVVSQPQRPNNNNSMPSTCVVGAVSGTKRAADSVSHEGGSPTAGSQVVGWPPIRAYRMNSLVSQAKAARAEEDKGIGEKDKSKENLKKKICNGNKTNATGNEKGHLGFVKVNMDGVPIGRKVDLNAHACYETLAQALVEMFFRSTTTINSIGGQKQLSKLSKLLDGSSEFVLTYEDKEGDWMLVGDVPWGMFLTSVKRLRIMRTSEANGLAPRLQDRNEKQRSKPV, from the exons ATGATGGAAGGCTGTCTTGGTTTACTTGGTGGCGGTGGTTCCTCTGGAGCCTCCACAAATAAGTCCACACTGTCAAAAGTGGAGGTGATCGAGGCTGAGGCAAGTTCATATCCAGTGGAAGCTGAGCTAGAGTTGGGTCTGGGGCTGAGTCTTGGTAGTGGTGGAGGAGGAAAGGGTAAGGCAAATGCATGGGGTGAGTGTGGTAGAATCTTGACTGCCAAGGACTTTCCTTCGGTGGTCTCTCAGCCTCAAAGGCCCAACAACAACAACTCTATGCCTTCTACCTGTGTTGTTGGTGCTGTTTCTGGGACTAAGAGAGCTGCTGACTCTGTCTCCCATGAGGGTGGATCCCCTACTGCTGGCAG TCAGGTTGTGGGGTGGCCTCCTATAAGGGCTTATCGGATGAATAGCTTGGTGAGCCAAGCAAAGGCTGCAAGAGCTGAGGAAGACAAGGGAATTGGTGAGAAGGATAAATCCAaggagaatttgaagaagaaaatctgTAATGGTAACAAGACCAATGCTACTGGTAATGAAAAGGGGCATCTTGGATTTGTCAAGGTGAATATGGATGGAGTTCCAATTGGAAGGAAGGTAGATTTGAATGCCCATGCTTGTTATGAAACATTAGCCCAGGCATTAGTGGAAATGTTCTTCAGGTCCACCACCACTATCAATTCCATCG GTGGACAGAAGCAACTATCAAAGCTCTCTAAGCTATTGGATGGATCGTCTGAGTTTGTGCTCACTTATGAAGATAAAGAGGGAGACTGGATGCTCGTGGGAGATGTTCCTTGGGG gATGTTCCTCACCTCTGTGAAAAGGCTTCGAATCATGAGGACCTCAGAGGCCAATGGACTTG CTCCAAGACTCCAGGATAGGAATGAGAAACAAAGAAGCAAGCCTGTTTAG